One genomic segment of Polyodon spathula isolate WHYD16114869_AA chromosome 17, ASM1765450v1, whole genome shotgun sequence includes these proteins:
- the LOC121330151 gene encoding 40S ribosomal protein S29, producing MGHQQLYWSHPRKYGQGSRSCRVCSNRHGLIRKYGLNMCRQCFRQYAKDIGFVKLD from the exons ATGGGCCACCAGCAGCTCTACTGGAGTCACCCGCGCAAATACGGCCAGGGCTCCCGCTCCTG ccgaGTGTGCTCAAACAGGCACGGTCTGATCCGCAAGTATGGTCTGAACATGTGCCGGCAGTGCTTCAGACAGTATGCGAAGGACATCGGCTTTGTCAAG CTTGACTAA